In Denitratisoma sp. DHT3, one DNA window encodes the following:
- a CDS encoding HD domain-containing phosphohydrolase yields MAYTILVVDDEPGNLALLRGVLAAEYSLVFARSGSEALAATAKHHPDLILLDVLMPDMDGYTVCRKLKENPESANIPVIFVTGLSEVGDETTGFSAGAVDYITKPISPVIVRARVRAHISLVSAKQLEQSYLDAINMLGQAGEFKDSHTGLHIWRMAAYSAELASASGWDETSCEHIRLAAPMHDIGKIGIPDAILCKPGKLDAEEWSTMQTHSTIGHKILSRSQVPILQLAATIVHCHHEKWDGNGYPRHLAGEAIPEVARIVAIADVFDALTMRRPYKEAWHVDRVFETMIAETGTHFEPRLMNLFVDITPRILAIKDEWGARESRLQHRTA; encoded by the coding sequence ATGGCTTACACCATTCTGGTCGTCGATGACGAGCCCGGCAATCTGGCCTTGCTGCGTGGCGTACTTGCCGCGGAGTACTCACTGGTCTTCGCGCGCAGCGGCAGCGAGGCGCTGGCGGCAACGGCCAAGCATCACCCCGACCTGATCCTGCTCGACGTCCTGATGCCGGACATGGACGGCTACACGGTATGCCGCAAGCTCAAGGAAAATCCGGAGAGCGCGAATATTCCGGTGATCTTCGTCACCGGCCTGTCGGAAGTGGGCGACGAAACGACCGGATTTTCGGCGGGCGCGGTGGATTACATCACCAAGCCGATATCTCCCGTCATCGTCCGCGCCAGGGTGCGCGCCCATATCTCTCTGGTGAGCGCGAAACAACTGGAGCAAAGCTATCTCGACGCCATCAACATGCTGGGCCAGGCCGGAGAATTCAAGGACAGCCATACGGGACTCCACATCTGGCGCATGGCCGCCTACAGCGCGGAACTGGCGTCTGCATCCGGCTGGGACGAAACGAGTTGCGAACACATCAGGCTCGCGGCGCCGATGCACGATATCGGCAAGATCGGCATTCCCGACGCCATCCTGTGCAAACCCGGAAAGCTGGATGCAGAGGAGTGGAGCACCATGCAGACCCACTCCACCATCGGCCACAAAATCCTGTCTCGAAGCCAGGTGCCCATCCTTCAACTGGCGGCGACGATCGTGCACTGCCATCACGAGAAATGGGACGGCAACGGCTACCCGCGGCATCTGGCCGGAGAGGCCATTCCGGAAGTGGCACGCATCGTCGCAATCGCGGACGTTTTCGATGCGCTGACCATGAGACGTCCCTACAAGGAGGCGTGGCATGTCGATCGCGTCTTCGAAACCATGATTGCCGAGACGGGCACGCATTTCGAGCCGCGTCTGATGAATCTCTTCGTGGATATCACGCCGCGGATTCTCGCCATCAAAGATGAATGGGGCGCGCGCGAGTCGCGGTTGCAGCACCGCACGGCCTGA
- a CDS encoding helix-turn-helix domain-containing protein gives MNKTPAKKASREDWHPADIKAALHKAGWTLKNLALAYGLKDSTSMSAALVRSLPANEKRIADALGLHPMEIWPSRYNEDGSLKPRGIRALQCNAPSRPVNGNLILTI, from the coding sequence ATGAACAAGACACCCGCAAAAAAAGCCAGTCGAGAAGACTGGCACCCGGCCGACATCAAGGCGGCCCTGCACAAAGCCGGCTGGACGCTGAAGAACCTTGCCCTGGCATACGGACTGAAAGACTCGACCTCCATGTCCGCCGCCCTGGTCCGGAGCCTTCCGGCCAACGAAAAGCGCATTGCGGATGCCTTGGGACTGCACCCAATGGAAATCTGGCCCAGCCGCTACAACGAGGACGGCAGCCTGAAGCCCCGTGGAATCCGCGCCTTGCAGTGTAACGCCCCGTCGCGGCCCGTCAATGGCAATCTGATCCTCACGATTTAG
- a CDS encoding helix-turn-helix domain-containing protein: MKRQAAGELTLSVDALGKESVNREIGQRMAQARKAIGLTQDEFGKAVGGSKPGIQDNEKGKTLPGGKVLFGFVKAGINVNWVLTGEGSMLLADLGTNAPKRGYSTDAGRPLKATEPQVQVFSPAVLEDVVQGLEKVLSDAGRVLPPAKKAEVIALLYQEIAEIEDAESRRNRVLHLVRLVS; this comes from the coding sequence GTGAAGCGTCAAGCGGCAGGCGAGTTGACGCTTTCAGTTGACGCTTTGGGTAAGGAAAGCGTCAATCGTGAGATCGGCCAGCGCATGGCGCAGGCCCGCAAGGCTATCGGCCTCACCCAGGACGAGTTTGGCAAGGCCGTAGGCGGCTCAAAGCCCGGGATTCAGGACAACGAGAAGGGGAAGACCCTGCCTGGAGGCAAGGTGTTGTTCGGCTTTGTGAAAGCCGGCATCAATGTGAATTGGGTATTGACGGGCGAAGGCTCGATGCTGCTTGCCGACCTGGGGACGAATGCGCCAAAACGGGGCTACTCCACCGATGCTGGCCGCCCCTTGAAGGCCACAGAGCCTCAAGTCCAGGTTTTCAGCCCCGCAGTCCTGGAGGACGTCGTTCAAGGGCTTGAAAAGGTTCTTTCAGACGCTGGACGCGTCTTGCCGCCCGCCAAGAAGGCCGAGGTCATTGCCTTGCTCTACCAGGAGATTGCCGAGATCGAGGATGCGGAATCCAGGCGGAATCGGGTGTTGCATCTGGTGCGGTTGGTGTCATGA
- a CDS encoding 2-oxoacid:ferredoxin oxidoreductase subunit beta produces MTYIIKPKLHHPTLTPNALGYTRRDYEGAISTMCAGCGHDSISAAVIQACYELDIEPHRVAKLSGIGCSSKSPDYFLGNAHGFNTVHGRMPSVLTGANMANKDLLYLGISGDGDTASIGLGQFAHAIRRGVKMVYLVENNGVYGLTKGQFSATADAGSKSKGGVVNEDSPIDLCALALQLGATFVARSFSGDKEQLVPLLKAAFTHGGTAMIDVLSPCVTFNNHAGSTKSYDYVREHNDALNRLDIFFGRDEITADYAPGSTVEVTQHDGSILRLHKLHDSYTPTDRLHAMRYLEERKAIGEIVTGLLYVDQQPTTLHDHLKTADQPLNRLDAKTLSPGRAKLEEINASLR; encoded by the coding sequence ATGACCTACATCATCAAACCCAAGCTGCACCACCCCACCCTCACCCCCAACGCGCTGGGCTACACCCGGCGCGACTACGAGGGCGCCATCTCCACCATGTGCGCCGGCTGCGGCCACGACTCCATCTCCGCCGCGGTGATCCAGGCCTGCTACGAGCTGGACATCGAGCCCCACCGGGTCGCCAAGCTCTCCGGCATCGGCTGCTCCTCCAAGTCGCCGGACTACTTCCTCGGCAACGCCCACGGCTTCAACACCGTGCACGGCCGCATGCCCTCGGTGCTGACCGGCGCCAACATGGCCAACAAGGACCTGCTCTACCTGGGCATCTCCGGCGACGGCGACACCGCGTCGATCGGCCTGGGCCAGTTCGCCCACGCCATCCGGCGCGGCGTGAAGATGGTGTATCTGGTGGAGAACAACGGCGTCTATGGCCTCACCAAGGGGCAGTTCTCCGCCACCGCCGATGCCGGCTCCAAGAGCAAGGGCGGCGTGGTCAATGAGGACTCTCCGATCGACCTCTGCGCCCTGGCGCTGCAACTGGGCGCCACCTTCGTCGCCCGCAGCTTCTCCGGCGACAAGGAACAGCTGGTGCCCCTGTTGAAGGCCGCCTTCACCCACGGCGGCACGGCGATGATCGATGTGCTGAGTCCCTGCGTGACCTTCAACAACCACGCCGGCTCCACCAAGAGCTACGACTACGTGCGGGAACACAACGACGCGCTGAACCGCCTGGACATCTTCTTCGGCCGCGACGAGATCACCGCCGACTACGCGCCCGGCTCGACCGTGGAAGTGACCCAGCACGACGGTTCCATCCTGCGCCTGCACAAGCTTCACGACAGCTATACGCCGACCGACCGCTTGCACGCGATGCGCTATCTGGAAGAACGCAAGGCCATCGGCGAGATCGTCACCGGCCTGCTCTACGTCGATCAGCAGCCCACCACGCTCCACGACCACCTGAAGACCGCGGACCAGCCGCTGAATCGCCTGGACGCCAAGACGCTCAGTCCCGGCCGCGCCAAACTGGAGGAAATCAACGCCTCGCTGCGTTGA
- a CDS encoding 2-oxoacid:acceptor oxidoreductase subunit alpha: protein MSTITQPLQRTNDFVVKFANVNGSGSASANSLFARSILRMGVPASARNIFPSNIQGLPTWYEVRVSGSGWLARRGGVDLMVAMNPQTWDRDVAEVEPGGYLFYDSTRFIPRGKFRDDITVLGLPLTEICNREFTSPRERQLFKNIMYLGALAALLGIDLTEIDKLIQEQYGSKQKLIDSNLKVLRLGHDAATESLPCPIGLRVERSDQVGKRIFIDGNTAAGLGCVYGGATVAGWYPITPSTSVIEAFTSYCKQLRHDPETGKANYAIVQAEDELASIGMVVGAGWNGARAFTATSGPGISLMQEFFGLAYFAEIPAMVVNVQRGGPSTGMPTRTQQSDVLACAYASHGDTKHVLLFPQDPHETFEYSALGLDLAERLQTPVFVMIDLDIGMNEWLVDPFEWDDSREYDRGKVMTAEELEAGKDFGRYLEVDGDGIPYRTLPGTHPKRGAYFTRGTTRDPYAKYSEVGSVYIGNMERLLKKFDTARTLVPAPVVQKARQRADFGVIYYGSTSEAMREALAQLEAQGLHVDAMRVRGFPFADEVYRFVEDHPVTFVVEQNRDAQLKTLLVTEGQLNPAQLVEVLHYDGTPITARFISREIAARMDAAKVTPIKKVAS, encoded by the coding sequence ATGAGCACGATCACCCAACCCCTCCAGCGCACCAACGACTTCGTCGTCAAGTTCGCCAACGTCAACGGCTCCGGCTCCGCCTCGGCCAACAGCCTGTTCGCCCGCTCCATCCTGCGCATGGGCGTGCCGGCCTCGGCACGGAACATCTTCCCTTCCAACATCCAGGGCCTGCCCACCTGGTACGAAGTCCGCGTCAGCGGCTCGGGCTGGCTGGCCCGGCGCGGCGGCGTCGACCTGATGGTGGCGATGAACCCCCAGACCTGGGACAGGGACGTGGCGGAAGTGGAACCCGGCGGCTACCTGTTCTACGACAGCACCCGTTTCATCCCGCGCGGCAAGTTCCGCGACGACATCACGGTGCTGGGCCTGCCCCTGACCGAGATCTGCAACCGGGAGTTCACCAGCCCGCGCGAGCGCCAGCTGTTCAAGAACATCATGTACCTGGGCGCCCTGGCGGCGCTGCTGGGCATCGACCTGACCGAGATCGACAAGCTGATCCAGGAGCAGTACGGTTCCAAGCAGAAGCTGATCGACTCCAACCTGAAGGTGCTGCGCCTCGGCCACGACGCGGCCACGGAAAGCCTGCCCTGCCCCATCGGCCTGCGCGTCGAGCGTTCCGACCAGGTGGGCAAGCGCATCTTCATCGACGGCAACACGGCCGCCGGCCTGGGCTGCGTCTATGGCGGCGCCACCGTCGCCGGCTGGTACCCAATCACCCCCTCCACCTCGGTGATCGAAGCCTTCACCTCCTATTGCAAGCAGTTGCGCCACGACCCGGAGACCGGCAAGGCCAACTACGCCATCGTCCAGGCCGAGGACGAACTGGCCTCGATCGGCATGGTGGTCGGCGCCGGCTGGAACGGCGCCCGCGCCTTCACCGCGACTTCCGGCCCCGGCATCTCGCTGATGCAGGAATTCTTCGGTCTGGCCTACTTCGCCGAGATTCCGGCGATGGTGGTCAACGTGCAGCGCGGCGGTCCCTCCACCGGCATGCCCACCCGCACCCAGCAGTCCGACGTGCTGGCCTGCGCCTACGCCTCCCACGGCGACACCAAGCACGTGCTGCTGTTCCCCCAGGATCCTCACGAGACCTTCGAATACTCGGCTCTGGGCCTGGACCTGGCCGAACGCCTGCAGACCCCGGTGTTCGTCATGATCGACCTGGACATCGGCATGAACGAATGGCTGGTCGATCCCTTCGAGTGGGACGATTCCCGCGAGTACGACCGCGGCAAGGTGATGACCGCCGAAGAGCTGGAAGCCGGCAAGGACTTCGGCCGCTACCTGGAAGTCGATGGCGACGGCATTCCCTACCGCACCCTGCCGGGTACCCACCCCAAGCGCGGCGCCTACTTCACCCGCGGCACCACCCGCGACCCCTACGCCAAGTACAGCGAAGTGGGCTCGGTCTACATCGGCAACATGGAGCGCCTGCTGAAGAAATTCGACACCGCGCGCACGCTGGTGCCGGCACCGGTGGTGCAGAAAGCCAGGCAGCGCGCCGACTTCGGCGTCATCTACTATGGCTCGACGTCCGAAGCCATGCGCGAAGCCCTGGCCCAACTGGAAGCCCAGGGCCTCCATGTGGATGCCATGCGCGTGCGCGGCTTCCCCTTCGCCGACGAGGTCTATCGCTTCGTCGAGGACCATCCGGTGACCTTCGTCGTCGAACAGAACCGCGATGCCCAGTTGAAGACCCTGCTGGTGACCGAAGGCCAGCTCAATCCCGCGCAACTGGTGGAGGTGCTGCACTACGACGGCACGCCGATCACCGCCAGGTTCATCAGCCGTGAAATCGCCGCCCGCATGGATGCGGCCAAGGTGACCCCGATCAAGAAGGTGGCGTCATGA
- a CDS encoding FAD-dependent oxidoreductase yields the protein MNPTDIRNPDYFHKVVDCQWACPAHTPVPEYIRLIAAGRYDDAYMINWDANVFPGILGRVCDRPCEPACRRSRVEAEPVAICRLKRVAADYKSDIKARLPQPASTKNGKRVACIGGGPASLTVARDLLPLGYEVVVYDGASKAGGMVRSQIPKFRLPESVLDEETDYILEMGATRRFDTWVNSLKDILAENYDAVFVGTGAPRGREADVPGRKEAGAHIHIGIDWLANVAFGHIDKIAFRVIVLGGGNTAMDCCRTAKRLGGTDVKVVVRSGFDEMKASPWEREDALHEGIEIHNFLVPKEFKHTDGKLTGVLFEKVKAEYDAKGRRNLVPTGEPDVLMECDAVLVAIGQENAFPWIERDLGIEFDKWDMPVLDPATLQSSLPRVFFGGDAALGPKNIITAVAQAHEAAISVDLFCQGKDLKQRPAPRTNLASQKMGIHEWSYGNNVTLDHRHKVPTLDLQKSLANLRNEFELGYDAKLAFAEAERCLNCDVQTVFTSKLCIECDACADICPMDCITFTQNGEEADLRSRLKAPATNVEQAIYVSDGLQTGRVAVKDEDVCLHCGLCAERCPTGAWDMQKFFLENSHAGQQS from the coding sequence GTGAATCCGACTGACATCCGCAATCCCGACTACTTCCACAAGGTCGTCGATTGCCAATGGGCCTGCCCGGCCCACACGCCGGTACCCGAATACATCCGCCTGATCGCCGCTGGCCGTTACGACGACGCCTACATGATCAACTGGGATGCCAACGTATTCCCCGGCATCCTGGGCCGCGTCTGCGACCGTCCTTGTGAGCCGGCCTGTCGTCGGAGCCGCGTGGAAGCCGAGCCGGTGGCCATTTGCCGCTTGAAGCGCGTGGCCGCCGACTACAAGAGCGACATCAAGGCGCGCCTGCCCCAGCCCGCCAGCACGAAGAACGGCAAGCGGGTCGCCTGCATCGGCGGCGGCCCGGCCTCCCTGACCGTGGCCCGCGACCTGCTGCCGCTGGGTTACGAAGTCGTGGTCTACGACGGCGCCAGCAAGGCCGGCGGCATGGTGCGCAGCCAGATTCCCAAGTTCCGTCTGCCCGAGTCGGTGCTCGACGAGGAAACCGATTACATCCTGGAAATGGGCGCCACGCGCCGCTTCGATACCTGGGTCAACAGCCTGAAGGACATCCTGGCCGAGAACTACGACGCGGTGTTCGTCGGCACCGGCGCGCCGCGCGGCCGCGAGGCCGACGTGCCGGGCCGCAAGGAGGCCGGCGCGCACATCCACATCGGCATCGACTGGCTGGCCAACGTGGCTTTCGGCCACATCGACAAGATCGCCTTCCGCGTCATCGTGCTGGGCGGCGGCAACACCGCGATGGACTGCTGCCGCACCGCGAAGCGCCTCGGCGGCACCGACGTCAAGGTGGTGGTGCGCAGCGGCTTCGACGAGATGAAGGCCTCCCCCTGGGAGCGCGAGGACGCGCTGCACGAGGGCATCGAGATCCACAACTTCCTGGTGCCCAAGGAATTCAAGCACACCGACGGCAAGCTCACCGGCGTGCTGTTCGAGAAGGTCAAGGCCGAATACGACGCCAAGGGCCGGCGCAACCTGGTGCCCACCGGCGAACCCGACGTGCTGATGGAATGCGACGCGGTGCTGGTCGCCATCGGCCAGGAGAACGCCTTCCCCTGGATCGAGCGCGATCTGGGCATCGAGTTCGACAAGTGGGACATGCCGGTGCTGGACCCGGCCACGCTGCAATCCTCCCTGCCCCGCGTCTTCTTCGGCGGCGACGCCGCCCTCGGTCCGAAGAACATCATCACCGCCGTGGCCCAGGCCCACGAGGCCGCGATCTCGGTCGATCTGTTCTGCCAGGGCAAGGATCTGAAACAGCGTCCCGCGCCGCGCACCAACCTGGCCAGCCAGAAGATGGGCATCCACGAGTGGAGCTACGGCAACAACGTCACGCTGGATCACCGCCACAAGGTGCCCACGCTGGACCTGCAAAAGTCGCTGGCGAACCTGAGGAACGAATTCGAACTGGGTTACGACGCCAAGCTGGCCTTCGCCGAAGCCGAGCGCTGCCTGAACTGCGACGTGCAGACGGTATTCACTTCCAAGCTGTGCATCGAGTGCGACGCCTGCGCCGACATCTGCCCGATGGACTGCATCACCTTCACCCAGAACGGCGAGGAGGCGGATCTGCGGAGCCGCCTGAAAGCGCCGGCGACGAACGTCGAGCAGGCCATCTACGTATCCGACGGGCTACAGACCGGCCGCGTCGCCGTCAAGGACGAGGACGTCTGTCTGCATTGCGGCCTCTGCGCCGAGCGTTGTCCGACCGGCGCATGGGACATGCAGAAATTCTTCCTTGAAAACAGTCACGCGGGGCAGCAGTCATGA
- a CDS encoding potassium transporter Kup → MAMSLAAMGVVYGDIGTSPLYTMKEVFNGHHPVPATPENLLGILSLVFWAMTITVSLKYVLFIMRADNRGEGGIMALTALALRTPGASPRLLWGLSVLGIFGAALFYGDAVITPAMSVLSAVEGLEVVTPVFKPYLVPITLTILTGLFLFQPKGTASVAALFGPVMAFWFATVGALGLWNVIQHPGVLVAINPWYAFQFMTQHGGLAFLALGAVVLAITGGEALYADMGHFGRRPIMWAWVTFVFPALYLNYLGQGALILANPEAIQNPFFHMAPDALQIPLVVLATVAAVIASQAVISGAYSLTSQAIQLGYCPRIQIRFTSEREKGQIYIPNINWLLLLAVIVLVLGFRSSSNLASAYGIAVTLTMMIDTILAFVVVRALWGWSWFHAGLFLAFFVVVDFAFFSANVIKIFDGGWFPLVLGLSIFALLSTWKYGRALLYEKLLQDSMPLDAFIQSLNYGGPHRVEGMGIFMTPDPHSVPRAMLHNLLHNKVLHERVVLLNVRMEDVPHVAEAERLTITPLEQGFVQVIVRYGFKDDPDIPAALAACAPHGLNYEPMESSFFLGRETIVPRRMPSMPLWRQILFTWMFRNADTATAFFKIPTNRVVELGTQIEL, encoded by the coding sequence ATGGCCATGTCCCTGGCCGCGATGGGCGTCGTGTACGGCGACATCGGCACCAGCCCGCTGTACACCATGAAAGAGGTTTTCAACGGCCACCACCCGGTGCCGGCGACGCCGGAAAACCTGCTGGGCATCCTGTCCCTGGTGTTCTGGGCGATGACCATCACCGTCTCCCTCAAGTACGTGCTGTTCATCATGCGCGCCGACAACCGCGGCGAGGGCGGCATCATGGCCCTGACCGCGCTGGCCTTGCGCACTCCCGGCGCCAGCCCTCGCCTGCTGTGGGGCCTGTCGGTGCTGGGGATATTCGGCGCCGCCCTGTTTTATGGCGATGCGGTGATCACCCCGGCGATGTCGGTGCTCTCCGCCGTCGAGGGCCTGGAAGTGGTGACGCCCGTGTTCAAGCCTTATCTGGTGCCGATCACCCTGACGATCCTGACCGGCCTGTTCCTGTTCCAGCCCAAGGGGACGGCCAGCGTCGCCGCCCTGTTCGGACCGGTGATGGCCTTCTGGTTCGCCACCGTGGGCGCGCTCGGCCTGTGGAATGTGATCCAGCATCCGGGCGTCCTGGTGGCGATCAACCCCTGGTACGCCTTCCAGTTCATGACGCAGCACGGCGGCCTGGCCTTCCTGGCGCTGGGCGCCGTGGTGCTGGCGATCACCGGCGGCGAGGCGCTGTATGCCGACATGGGGCATTTCGGGCGGCGGCCGATCATGTGGGCCTGGGTCACCTTCGTGTTTCCCGCCCTGTATCTGAACTACCTGGGCCAGGGCGCCCTGATCCTGGCCAACCCCGAGGCGATCCAGAATCCCTTTTTCCACATGGCGCCCGACGCCCTGCAGATTCCCCTGGTGGTGCTGGCCACGGTCGCCGCGGTGATCGCCTCCCAGGCGGTGATTTCCGGCGCCTACTCCCTGACCAGCCAGGCGATCCAGCTCGGCTACTGTCCCCGCATCCAGATCCGCTTCACTTCGGAGCGGGAAAAGGGCCAGATCTACATTCCCAACATCAACTGGCTGCTGCTGCTGGCGGTGATCGTGCTGGTGCTCGGCTTCCGCTCCTCCTCCAACCTGGCCTCGGCCTACGGCATCGCCGTGACCCTGACCATGATGATCGACACCATCCTGGCCTTCGTCGTGGTCCGCGCGCTGTGGGGGTGGAGCTGGTTCCACGCCGGATTGTTCCTGGCCTTCTTCGTGGTGGTGGACTTCGCCTTCTTCTCCGCCAACGTCATCAAGATTTTCGACGGCGGCTGGTTTCCGCTGGTGCTGGGACTTTCGATCTTCGCCCTGCTGTCCACCTGGAAGTACGGCCGCGCCCTGCTGTATGAAAAACTGCTCCAGGACTCGATGCCCCTGGACGCCTTCATCCAGAGCCTGAACTACGGTGGGCCGCACCGGGTCGAGGGCATGGGGATCTTCATGACCCCCGATCCCCACAGCGTGCCCCGCGCCATGCTGCACAACCTGCTGCACAACAAGGTGCTGCACGAACGGGTGGTGCTGCTCAATGTGCGCATGGAGGACGTGCCCCATGTCGCCGAGGCGGAGAGGCTGACGATCACGCCCCTGGAACAGGGCTTCGTCCAGGTCATCGTCCGCTACGGCTTCAAGGACGACCCGGACATCCCGGCCGCCCTGGCGGCCTGCGCCCCCCACGGCCTGAATTACGAACCGATGGAATCGTCCTTTTTCCTCGGCCGCGAGACCATCGTGCCGCGGCGGATGCCCTCGATGCCGCTGTGGCGGCAGATTCTGTTCACCTGGATGTTCCGCAATGCGGACACGGCCACCGCCTTTTTCAAGATCCCCACCAATCGGGTGGTTGAGCTGGGCACCCAGATCGAACTCTAA
- a CDS encoding zinc ribbon domain-containing protein YjdM, which produces MSDLPKCPECGSEFTYEDGGLYICPECAHEWSAAPAGEGTETRAAVRDAVGNVLNDGDSVTVIKDLKVKGSSLVVKVGTKVKNIRLVEGDHDIDCKIDGIGAMQLKSEFVKKA; this is translated from the coding sequence ATGAGCGACCTGCCCAAATGCCCCGAATGCGGCTCCGAATTCACCTATGAGGATGGCGGCCTCTACATCTGTCCCGAGTGCGCCCACGAATGGTCCGCCGCCCCGGCGGGGGAAGGCACGGAAACCCGGGCCGCCGTGCGCGATGCCGTCGGCAACGTGCTCAACGACGGCGACAGCGTCACCGTGATCAAGGATCTGAAAGTGAAGGGCTCGTCGCTGGTGGTCAAGGTGGGCACCAAGGTCAAGAACATCCGGCTGGTCGAGGGCGATCATGACATCGACTGCAAGATCGACGGCATCGGCGCCATGCAGTTGAAGTCGGAATTCGTCAAGAAGGCTTGA
- a CDS encoding HDOD domain-containing protein, which yields MLTPQNLAAEVARLAQDLPPFPKVVMRLLDMLQDDNTSLEALAHLASHDAVILSGLLAKANQIRHINAQPDVHDPFVAASLIGFDQVRSIVATAGMHKFLAEEKGATFLFLHSRAVAIVAQELATMCGISSEKAYVASILHDIGQLCLHILDPGAFEEIYQQSAIDGRLVEREAAVFGQDHTEIGAALARHWQLPEDFVEAIRAHHDDDGVTGSPLQAVVNVAESLVRALDIPPSPKNRLTRLNSRAVAALGIDWHSQEMSDCFGRCRARFHQTLD from the coding sequence ATGCTGACGCCCCAAAACCTCGCCGCCGAGGTCGCCCGTCTGGCCCAGGACCTGCCTCCCTTTCCCAAGGTGGTCATGCGGCTGCTCGACATGCTGCAGGACGACAATACCTCCCTGGAGGCCCTGGCCCACCTGGCGAGCCACGATGCGGTGATCCTGTCGGGACTCCTGGCCAAGGCCAACCAGATCCGCCACATCAATGCCCAACCGGACGTCCACGACCCCTTCGTCGCCGCGTCCCTGATCGGCTTCGACCAGGTACGGAGCATCGTCGCCACCGCCGGCATGCACAAGTTCCTCGCCGAGGAAAAAGGCGCGACCTTCCTTTTCCTGCACTCCCGGGCCGTCGCCATCGTCGCCCAGGAACTCGCCACGATGTGCGGGATATCGTCCGAGAAAGCCTACGTGGCCTCGATCCTGCACGACATAGGACAGTTGTGCCTGCACATCCTGGACCCCGGCGCTTTCGAGGAGATCTATCAGCAATCGGCCATCGACGGCCGGCTCGTCGAAAGGGAGGCCGCCGTCTTCGGGCAGGACCATACGGAAATCGGCGCCGCCCTGGCCCGGCACTGGCAGTTGCCGGAGGACTTCGTCGAGGCGATCCGTGCCCATCACGACGACGACGGCGTCACGGGCAGTCCGCTGCAGGCGGTGGTCAATGTCGCGGAAAGCCTGGTGCGCGCCCTGGACATCCCGCCATCGCCGAAGAACCGGCTCACCCGCCTGAACTCACGGGCCGTGGCGGCCCTGGGCATCGATTGGCATTCCCAGGAAATGAGCGACTGCTTCGGGCGCTGCCGGGCCCGGTTCCATCAGACCCTGGATTGA